The nucleotide sequence TCACCACGCACCCGGAGTTCCCGCCGCTGCGGGTGACCGCGGCCTACACCGAGCGGCTCGAGGCGGCCTGCGACGGCTTCAACGAGACGCTGCCCGCGCTGACCAGCTTCATCCTGCCCGGCGGCACCCCGCTGGCGGCCCTGCTGCACCAGGCCCGGGTGGTCGCCCGCCGGGCCGAGCGCAGCGTCTGGGCGCTGCTGGAGACCGACGCCGAGCGCACGAACCCGGAGACCGCGCGCTACCTCAACCGGCTCTCGGACCTGCTGTTCATCCTGTCCCGGGTCGCCAACCCCGACGGGGACATCCTGTGGGAGCCCGGTGCGCACAGCGGTGTGCACGCCCAGCGGGCGGCCCGGGGGCCGAAGGGCTGACGGCGGCCCCGCGGAGGGCCCTCGTCAGTGCACCGGCGGCGCCGACTCCACCCAGGAGAGGAAGCCGGTCAGCGTCGAGGGCTCCATCGCCAGCTCCCGGGGCCCCGCGGCGGTGCTGCAGGCCAGCACGACGACGTCCTCGGGCAGCGCGGGGTCCTCCCGCCCGGCGGGCCGCTGCGACAGGACGCGGAACTCCGACCGGGACAGCCGCTGCTGGGGGCGGACCGACAGCGACAGCGCGCGGTACCAGAGCAGCGCGTCGCCGCCGTACCAGCCGACGCCGACCGACCAGCGCGGCGCACCCTCGGTGCGCAGCCACATGGTGACCGCGCCGAGGCCGGAGAGCAGGAAACGGCGGCGGAGCAGGAAGACCACGACGACCAGGAGCAGCAGGACGCCGGCCAGGATCAGCAGGACGGTGGTCATCACGCGCGCTCGCCCGCCGGTCGTCGGTGGATCAGGCGGACTCGCCCGCCGCCCTCAACCGTGACTGCGCACGACGGGCGGCGGCCAGCGCCTCGGGGCTGTCCTCGTCCCCGGCGCGGCGGAGCGCCTCGCGGGCGCGCTCGACGTCGATCTCGGAGGCGATCTCGGCGGTCTCCGCGAGGATGGAGACCCCGCGCTCGGTGACCGACAGGAAGCCCCCGTGGGCGGCCACCACCAGGTCCTCGCCGGACTCGGTGCGGATGGTCACCACCCCGCCGTCGGCCAGCTGGCCCAGCAGTGGTGCGTGGCCGGGCAGGACACCGAGTTCACCCTCGGTGGTGCGGGCGATGACGCTCGTGGCCTCGCCGGACCAGATCTTGCGCTCGACGGCCACCAACTCGACCTGCAGGGTCGCCACGACACTCCTCGGGGTCCGCCCCTCCACCGGGTGGAGGGGTGCGGTGCGTACGGGTACGCCGGCCCGGGGCCGGCGACGGATGCGCCCACTCTAGCGGCGTGTCGCATCCGCCCTGCCCAGGGTTCCGCCCTGCGCCTCGCGGACGGTGGGGGGACCCGGGCCTGCGTCAGGCGGCGCGACGGTAGAGCAGGGTCCAGCGCCCGACCCGCACCCACGGGTGCCGGACGCAGGTGCGCGGCGCCCAGCCCTCGGTGTGGAAGGTCGCCTCGGGCGCCTCGACCGGCGCGTACGGCGGCCAGGTCCAGTCACCGGTCTCCCGGCCCGTGAACCGAACAACCGCGATGTCCTGCTCCACGACGCCCCTCGTCCCGGCGCCCGGTCCTCGGGCGCGCTCGTACACGATGGTCGGCAGATCACCCGCGACGGCGCAGGGCGTCGGCACGGAATTCACCCCGTCGGGCGACGCGCGGCGGCCGGGCCCCCGTACGGGGACCCGGCCGTCGTGAGGTGCCGGTGGCCCCCGCAGGGGGGCCTCCGCCTGCTACTTCTTCAGCTTGTTCGCGTTCTTCTCGAGGTCCTCGAGGCCACCGCACATGAAGAACGCCTGCTCCGGCACGTGGTCGTACGTGCCCTCGGTGAGGGCCTTGAACGACTCCAGGGTCTCCGACAGCGGCACGTAGGAGCCGGGCTGGCCGGTGAAGGCCTCGGCGACGAACATGTTCTGCGAGAGGAAGCGCTCGATCCGCCGGGCCCGGTTGACCGTGACCTTGTCCTCCTCGGAGAGCTCGTCGATGCCGAGGATGGCGATGATGTCCTGCAGCTCCTGGTAGCGCTGCAGGATCTGCTTCACCGTCTGGGCGATCTGGTAGTGCTCCTGGCCCACGTACTGCGGGTCGAGGATCCGGCTGGTGGAGTCCAGCGGGTCCACGGCCGGGTAGATGCCCTTCTCCGAGATCGGCCGCGAGAGCACGGTCGTCGCGTCGAGGTGGGCGAAGGTCGTGTGCGGCGCCGGGTCGGTGATGTCGTCGGCGGGCACGTAGATCGCCTGCAGCGAGGTGATCGAGCGACCCCGGGTCGAGGTGATCCGCTCCTGCAGCACGCCCATCTCGTCGGCCAGCGTCGGCTGGTATCCCACCGCCGACGGCATGCGGCCCAGCAGGGTCGACACCTCGGAGCCGGCCTGGGTGAACCGGAAGATGTTGTCGATGAACAGCAGCACGTCCTGGTTCATCTCGTCGCGGAAGTACTCCGCCATGGTGAGGGCCGACAGGGCCACCCGCAGACGGGTGCCCGGCGGCTCGTCCATCTGGCCGAACACCAGGGCGGTCGACTCGATGACGCCGGACTCGGTCATCTCCGTGATGAGGTCGTTGCCCTCGCGGGTGCGCTCGCCGACACCGGCGAACACCGACACACCACCGAACTCCTGGGCGACCCGGCGGATCATCTCCTGGATCAGCACAGTCTTGCCGACGCCGGCTCCACCGAACAGACCGATCTTCCCGCCGGCCACGTAGGGGGTCAGCAGGTCGATGACCTTGATGCCGGTCTCCAGCAGCTCGGTGCGGCCCTCGAGCTGGTCGAACCGCGGCGCGTGCCGGTGGATCGACCAGCGCAGGGCGTCCGCGGCATAGCCGGGGGTGTCGAGGCACTCACCGAGGGCGTTGAAGACGTGCCCGGTCACCACCTCGCCGACGGGAACCATGATCGGGTTCCCGGTGTCGGTGACCTCGGCGCCCCGGACGAGGCCGTCGGTCGGCGCCATCGAGATGGTGCGCACCACGTTCTCGCCGAGGTGCTGGGCGACCTCGAGGGTGAGGGTCTTGCTGAGGTCGGCCAGCGTGACATCGACCTTCAGGGCGTTGAACAGGTCGGGCATCGCGTCGCGCGGGAACTCGACGTCGACGACCGGCCCGGTGACCCGCACGACACGGCCGGCGGCCGTGGTCTGCGAGGTGGTCGGACGGTCCTCGGTGACGGTCATCTGTACTGCTCTCCTGCCCTGGGGCTTGGGTGTCTGCTGTTCGGTGTGGTCAGTCGTTCGAGCCGGACGAGACCAGCGCGTCGGCGCCACCGACGATCTCGCTGATCTCCTGCGTGATCTCCGCCTGGCGGGCCTGGTTGGCCTGCCGGGACAGGTTCTTCGCCAGCTCTTCGGCGTTGTCGGAGGCCGACTTCATGGCCCGTCGGCGGGAGGCCGACTCGGAGGCGGCCGCCTCGAGCATCGCCGCGTAGATGCGCGTGGTGATGTACTTCGGCAGCAGCGCGTCGAGCAGCCCTTCCGGCGACGGCTCGAACTCGTAGGAGGTCGGGATGCCGTTGTCGGCGGCGGTGCCGGCGGCCCGGTCCTCCCGCTCGTAGTCGAACTCCTCGACCTCCTCGACCTCCAGCGGTGCCATCCGCCGGGCGACCGGGACCTGCGCGAGCAGCGAGCGGAACTCGGTGTAGACGATGTGCAGCTCGTCGACGCCGGCGATGCCGTCGGTACCGCCGCCGGTCTCGTCGTCGTCCTCACCAGCGGTGAAGGCGTCGATGAGGACCCCGCCGACCTCCTGCGCGTCGGTGTACTTCGGCTGCTCGGAGAACCCGGTGAACGTCTCGGCCATCGCGCGGTCGCGGAAGGAGTAGTAGGTCTCCCCCTTCCGGCCGACCACGTACAGCACCGGCTCCTTGCCCTCCTGCCGCAGCAGCGAGAGCAGCTCCTCGGTGCGCCGGAGCACGTTGACGTTGTACGAGCCGGCGAACCCGCGGTCGGAGGTGATCACCAGCACCGCCGCCCGGCGGACGTCCTCCCGCTCGGTCAGCAGCGGGTGGTCCAGCGAGGCCGACGAGGCCAGCGCGGAGAGCACCCGCGTGATCTCCCGGGCGTAGGGCTTGGAGGCCTCCACCCGGGCCTGGGCGCGCACGATGCGGGCGCCGGCGATCAGCTCCTGGGCCGAGAAGATCTTCTTCGTCGACTGCGTGGAGCGGATGCGGCGCCGCAGCGCGCGGAGGGTACCGGCCATGGGTCAGCTGCCCCGCTTGACCTGGACGCGCTCCTGACCCCGCTCCGAGGCGTCCATGGCCTCGGCCTCGGGCTCGTTGCCCGCGAGCGACTGGCCCTCGGAGGTGGTGAACTGGCCGTAGAAGGACTCCACCGCCCCCTCCAGGGTGTTCACGGCGTCGTCGCCCAGCTTCTTGCTCTGCCGGATCTCGTCGTAGACGCCGCCGTGGCTGCGGCCGATGAAGTCGAGGAACTCGGCCTCGAACCGGCGGACGTCGGAGACCGGCACGCGGTCGAGCTTGCCGGTGGTGCCGAGCCACAGCGACACGACCTCGCGCTCCACCGGGTACGGGGAGTACTGGCCCTGCTTGAGCAGCTCGACCAGGCGCTGACCGCGCTCGAGGGTCGCGCGGCTCGAGGCGTCGAGGTCGGACGAGAAGGAGGCGAAGGCCTCCAGCTCGCGGTACTGCGCCAGGTCCAGCCGCAGCCGCCCGGCGACCGACTTCATGGCCTTGATCTGTGCCGAGCCGCCGACGCGCGACACCGAGATGCCGACGTTGATGGCCGGGCGGACACCGGAGTTGAACAGACCCGTCTCGAGGAAGATCTGCCCGTCGGTGATCGAGATGACGTTCGTCGGGATGTAGGCCGACACGTCGTTGCCCTTGGTCTCGATGAGCGGCAGGCCGGTCATCGAGCCGGCGCCCAGCTCCTCGTTGAGCTTCGCGCAACGCTCGAGCAGGCGGGAGTGCAAGTAGAAGACGTCGCCCGGGTAGGCCTCGCGACCCGGCGGGCGGCGCAGCAGCAGGGAGACGGCGCGGTAGGCCTCGGCCTGCTTGGACAGGTCGTCGAAGACGATCAGGACGTGCTTGCCCTCGTACATCCAGTGCTGGCCGATGGCCGAGCCGGTGTAGGGGGCGATGTACTTGAAGCCGGCGGCTTCCGAGGCGGGGGCGGCGACGATGGTCGTGTACTCCATCGCGCCGGCGTCCTCGAGCGCGGACCGGGTCGCCGCGATCGTGGAGCCCTTCTGGCCGACCGCGACGTAGATGCAGCGCACCTGCTGCGTCGGGTCGCCGGTCGCCCAGGCTTCCTTCTGGTTGATGATCGTGTCCAGCGCGATCGCCGACTTGCCGGTCTGCCGGTCGCCGATGATCAGCTGACGCTGGCCGCGGCCGATCGGGGTCATGGCGTCGATGGCCTTGATCCCGGTCTGCATCGGCTCGTGCACCGACTGCCGCTGCACCACGGTCGGCGCCTGCAGCTCGAGGGCGCGGCGGCCGGTGGTGGTGATCGGGCCGGCGCCGTCGATCGGGTTGCCCAGCGGGTCGACGACGCGACCGAGGTAGCCGTCGCCGACGGGGACCGAGAGGACCTCGCCGGTCCGGCGGACCTGCTGCCCCTCCTCGATGCCCGCGAAGTCGCCCAGGATGACGACGCCGACCTCGCGCACGTCGAGGTTCAGCGCCAGACCACGCACGCCGCTCTCGAACTCGAGCAGCTCGTTGGTCATGACCGAGGGCAGGCCCTCGACACGGGCGATGCCGTCACCGGCCTCGGTGACGATCCCCACCTCTTCGCGGGAGACGTCAGGCGAGTATTCGGTGACGTAGTTCTGGATGGCACTGCGGATCTCGTCTGCGGAGATCGTCAGCTCGGCCATGGCTCTGAGTCCTCTTCCCTGCGGGGTCGTGTCAGTGATGTGGGCGGTCAGCCGGCCAGCTGCCGTCTGGCGGCTTCCAGCCGATGGGCGATGCTGCCGTCGATGACCTCGTCGCCCACCTGGACGAGGAGGCCGCCGAGCACGGTCGGGTCCACGACCACCTGCAGGCCGATGGTCCGCCCGTACAGGCGACCCAGCACGTCGGCCAGACGCCGCTCCTGCGCGGGGGTCAGGGGAACCGCGGTGGTGACCCGCGCGACCGACTGACCCCGACGACGGCTGGCCGCCTCCGAGAGCCGTTCGATCGCGACCCCGGCCGTACCAACGTGTGCGCTGGTCAGGACGTTCCGCAGCAGCCGCTCGGTGACCGGGCTGACCCGGCCGGAGATCAGCCGGTCCAGGAGCTCCGCCTTGCCCTCCGGCGAGCCGGTCCGATCGCTGAGGATCCGCGACAGCTGACGGTCGCCGGCGACGATCCGGCCGAAGCGGAACAGGTCGTCCTCCACGCCGTCGAGCTCACCCCGGACGTCCGCCGCGTCGAGCGCGGCCTCGGTGGCCAGGATGGTCGCGGCCTCGACCAGGTCGAGCGGGCGCGACCAGCGCTGCCGGACGGTCTCCTCGAGGAGGTCGAGCGCCACCGGCGACAGCCGCGAGGCGAACAGCCGCTGGGCGAGCGCGGCCCGCTCCTCCGGCTTGCCCGCCGGGTCCGAGAGCGCCCGGCGCAGCGAGGGCTGGGACTCCAGCAGCCGGCTCACGGCGAACAGCTCGTCGGCCAGCGAGAGCAGGTCGTCCGCGGAGGTCGCCCGCTGCTGACCGGTGAGCTTGTCCTTGGCCTTCTCGAGCAGACCCGAGGGGTCCCGGCTCAGCTCCTCCAGTCGCTCCCGCGCATGGACCAGCGCCGCGCGGCTGGACGCCTCCATCAGCGGGTTCCCCCGGCGACGGTGCTGCCGCCCCGGCCGTCCGGAGAGCCGGCGGACATGCCGTCGAGCTCGTCGAGGAAGCGGTCGACGGTGCCCTGGCGGCGCGCCTCGTCGGCGAGGGAGACGCCGACCACGCGGCCGGCGAGCTCGACGGCGAGGGTGCCGATCTGCCCGCGCAGCTCGTGGACGACCTGCTGGCGGGAAGCCGCGATCTGCTCCTCGCCCCGGGCGACGATCCGCGCCGACTCCTCCTGCGCCTGGGCTCGCAGCTCCTCGAGGATCTGCTGCCCCTCGGCGCGGGCCTGGTCACGGATCTGGGCGGCCTCGGTGCGCGCCTCGGCCAGCTGCGCCTGGTACTGCTCCAGCGCCGCCTTCGCCTCGGCCTGCATCGCCTGGGCGCGCTCGATACCGCCCTCGATCGCGGCACGGCGGGCCTGGAAGACCTGCTCGAACCGCGGCGCGACGAACTTCCAGATCACGAACAACAGGATCAGGAAGGCGATCAGCCCGATGATGATCTCGCCGAGCGGCGGGAGAAGCACGCTCGGCTGTTCGGCGGCCAGGATGCTCATGCTCTGCACGTCCCTGTCTGGAATCGGTGATCCGTACCCGTACGACGGGTACGGATCAGCTGCCCGTGCCGTAGACGAGGGGCGCGACGAAGCCGATCAGGGCGAGCGCCTCGGCGAGGGCGAAGCCGAGGAACGCGTAGGTACGGGTGAGCCCGGCGGACTCGGGCTGGCGGGCGGTGGCCTGGATGTAGGCGGCCCAGACCAGACCCACACCGATGCCGGGGCCGATCGTGGCGATGCCGTAGCCGACCGAGCCGATGCTGCCGACCAGTTCTGCCGTAACGTCCATTGCGGGGTGTTCCTCCTGTGTCGGTCGCCCGGTAGCTACCGGGCGGCTGGCGGGATCGTGCGGGTGGTGCAGTGCGTGGGGCGACCGCGGCGCGGCCACCGGATCAGGTCAGTGCGCGGCCTCGACGGAACCGTTGAGGTAGGTGCCCATCAGCATCGTGAAGACGTAGGCCTGCAGGAAGATGATCAGCAGCTCGAAGAACGTCATCACGATGGCCATCAGCGCCGACAGCGGGCCGAACACCGCCGAGAAGTTCCCCACCGTGAACAGGTAGGTGGCACCGAGCGCGAACGTGACCAGCAGCATGTGGCCGGCGAAGAGGTTCGCGAAGAGCCGGATCGCCAGCGTGAACGGCCGGACAATGAAGTTCTGCAGCAGCTCCAGCGGCGTCACCAGGATGTAGGCGGCCTTGGGCACGCCCGGCAGGAACATGATGTCGCGGAAGTAGGGCCACAGGCCCTGGTTCTTGATACCGACCCCGATGTAGACGACCCAGCAGACGAGCGCGAGCACCAGCGGGAAGGCGAAGCGTGCCATCGGGGAGATCTGGATGCCCGGGATGATCGCCAGCAGGTTGTTGGCGAGGATGAAGAAGAACAGCGACGCCAGGAACGGGGCGAAGGGAAGGCCCTTGGGGCCGACGACGTCGCGGGCGATGCCGTCGCGCACCAGCGAGTAGCCGGACTCGCCGATGAACTGCAGGCGCCCGGGCACGATCTGGGCCTTCCGGGACGCCATCACCAGGAAGACCAGCATGGCCGCCGTGGCGAGCCAGAGCGCCAGGATGATCCGGTCGAAGTCGAACTGGATGCCGAGGACCGAGAAGCCGAACAGCGTCTCGGGGAAGAACTCCCCGATGCCCGGAGGGGTGAAGCCACCGCCGGGGTCGCTCTCGACGGCGAGCACATCGCCGAGCGCACGGGCGCTTGAGGTCACCGTTGTCCCTTCTGCGTTCCGGACCGGCTGCCTCGCCCGTCCGGGGTCGTCCTCGTCCGTGACCCGGTGGGTGGATCGACGGTTCCGTACTTGACGACGACCACGTAGATGGCCACCGCCACACCGAGGAGGACGCCGACCGCGAAGAACACCCGGGTGTCCAACCACTGGTCGAGCAGCCAGCCGACCCCACCCCACACGGCCATCCCGGACATGATCGTTCCGGTGACCGCCCAGCCGGCGTCAGCACCACTGGGCTGACGGGCTGGGCTCGCAGGGCGCGCTCGGCCTCCTCCGTTCCCGGAGGTGTCCTCGGACATCGGCCCGGACACTATCAGCCGCCTTCCCGGGGCCCGTCCGGGTGCGCCCGTGGAGCGGGCGCAGGGGGCGGCGTGACGTAGTACAGGGGCCGGGTCCACACCCAGCGGAGCTGGACCCCGCTCCACACGAGAGCACCCACGACGACCGCCCACGCGAGGGCCCGCCGGTCCACCCATCCATCCGCCGGGAGCGCCTGGAGGATCGCGAAGAGCAGCAGCGCCTTGACGAAGAAGGCGAGGAGGGCGGCCGGCAGGGTGAGGGTGTCACCGATCCTGCCGGCGAAGGCCACGGCGCTGCTGGACATCGCGAAGAAGGCCGTGACGATGACGGCGCCGAGCAGGACGCCCACCGCCCCGGCCCAGCCGGCCAGCAGTCCCGCGACCGGGGCGCCGACCGCAGCCGCCAGCGCTGTCACCAGCGCGCCGACGCGGAGGAAGGACAGGTCCCAGGGCGCGTCGGGCGGGGTGCGGGCAGCGGAGGGGACGGTCACCGGAGGGCCTCACGGGTGTCGGACGAAGGTACCGCGGCCCGGGTGCGGGCCGACGTGTCGAGGGCAGCACGGACGGCGCGGGCCGTGGGGTGGTCGGCCCGGCTGCGCCGTCGCTGGGCCTCCAGCTCGGCGGCCCGGGCCTCCCGCGCGGCCCGCCGGGCGCGCGGGCTCAGCACCACGACGACCCCGACGACCAGCAGCACGCCGATGGCCACGACCAGCTCCACCCGCCCGCCGGTGACCGACAGCCCGACCGCACCGAAGGACAGCAACGCCGCCCAGAAGTACATGACCAGCACCGCCCGTCGGTGCGAGTGCCCGATCGACAGCAGCCGGTGGTGCAGGTGCATCTTGTCCGGTGAGAACGGCGAGCGGCCCTTGCGGGTGCGCCGCACCACCGCGAGCAGCAGGTCGATGAAGGGGATGAAGAGGATCGCGATCGGCACGAGGATGGGCAGGGTCAGCGGCAGCAGACTGGCCGCCGAGCCGAAGGTCTGGGCGTCCACTCCCCCGGTCGCCGTCACGGCGGCCGCCGACAGCATGAGCCCGACCAGCATCGAGCCCGAATCACCCATGAAGATGCGCGCCGGGCTGAAGTTGTGCGGCAGGAACCCGAGGCAGGCGCCGGCCAGCACCGCGGTGATCAGCGCCGGGGCGCTCGCCGCCTCCTCGTACCGCATCTGCCCGAGGTTGTAGCTGTAGGCGAAGAACGCCAGTGCGGCGATCGCCGACACCCCGGCGGCCAGCCCGTCGAGCCCGTCGATGAAGTTCAGCGCGTTCACCGCGAAGACGGTCAGCAGGATGGTCAGCGGCACCCCGACGTCCGGGCCGAGGATCAGCGTGCCGATGTCGGCGAACGGCAGGAACAGGAACGCCAGCTGCACACCCAGCAGCACCATGACGCCGGCCGCGGCGATCTGCCCGGTGAGTTTCGTCAGGGCGTCCAGGCCCCACTTGTCGTCGAGCACCCCGAGCAGGCAGATCAGCCCCCCGGCGACCAGCACCGCGTGGACCTGGGTGTCGTCGAACGTCCGCTGCAGCGCGGGCAGGCGGGAGGCCACCAGGACGGCGGCGACCACCCCCAGGTACATGGCCACGCCGCCGCCCCGCGGGGTGGGGATGACGTGCACGTCACGCTCCCGCGGGGCGGCCATCATGCGCAGCCGGATCGCCACCATCCGAACCACCGGCGTGGTCAGGAAGGTGACCAGCGCGGCGGTGAGGAGGACGACGACGTACTCGCGCACGGGCTCAGACGGTCCGTGCGGGCTCGGGGTAGGCGGGGTGGGCGCCGACCAGCTCGCGGACACCGGCGGCGACCTCGGCCGTGCGGCTGCCGTCGGCGTCGCGGATGGCCGTGCCGATCAGAGAGGCGATCGCCTTCATGTCCGTCTCGGCCATGCCCTGGGTGGTCACCGCCGGGCTGCCGACCCGGATGCCCGAGGCCACCGAGGCCGGCTGCGGGTCGAACGGGATCGCGTTCTTGTTGAGCACGATGCCCGCGGCGCCGCACCGCGACTCGGCGTCGGCGCCGGTCACACCGGTCTCCTGCAGGTCGAGCAGGGCCAGGTGCGTGTCCGTACCGCCGGCGACCGGCCGGAGCCCCTCGCTGGCCAGGCCCTCGGTCAGCGCCTGGGCGTTGGCGATCACCTGGCGGGCGTAGGCCTGGTACTCGGGCTGCAGGCACTCCTTGAAGTTCACCGCCTTGGCGGCGACGGCGTGCATGAGCGGGCCGCCCTGCATCATCGGGAACGCGGCCTTGTCGATGGCCTTGGCGTGCTCGGCCTTGCACACGATCGCGCCGCCCCTCGGGCCGCGCAGCACCTTGTGGGTGGTGAAGGTGACCACGTCGGCATAGGGCACCGGGCTGGGGATCGCCTTGCCGGCGACCAGGCCGATGAAGTGCGCCGCGTCGACCATCAGGATCGCCCCGACCTCGTCGGCGATCTCCCGGAAGAGCGGGAAGTCGATCAGCCGCGGGATGGCTGAGCCGCCGCAGATGATCATCTTGGGCCGGTGCTCGCGGGCGAGGTCGCGCACCTGGTCGTAGTCGATGTGCTCGGTCTGCGGGTTCACGCCGTACTGCACCGCGTTGAACCACTTGCCGGAGAAGGAGACCTTCGCGCCGTGCGTCAGGTGGCCGCCGTGCGGCAGCGCCATGGCCAGCAGCGTGTCGCCGGGCTGCAGGAAGGCGCCGTACGCGGCGAGGTTGGCGTTCGCACCCGAGTGCGGCTGGAGGTTGGCGTGCTCGGCGCCGAACAGCTCCTTGGCTCGGGCGATGCCGATCTCCTCGGCGCGATCGACGACCTCGCACCCGCCGTAGTAGCGCCGACCGGGGTAGCCCTCGGCGTACTTGTTCGACAGGGTGCTGCCCAGCGCCGCGAGGACGGCCGGGCTGGTGAAGTTCTCACTCGCGATCAGCTGGAGGCCGCTGCGCAGCCGGTCCAGCTCGCCGGTGACCACACCGGCGATGTCGGGGTCGAAGGCGGCCAGGGCGTCGAAGTCCGGGCCCCAGTAGGGGGTGCTCATCTCAGGCGCACTCCAGGAGTCGGTGCGGGCGCCCGCGATGCCCGGGCTCGGGCGGCGCGGCGGTCGCTCAACGGTAGCGCTATGACATTGCGACGCTCCGCGTCGCATCGCGGCCAGTTGCCGTCCCCCTGCTGCGCCGAGCGAGTCCGCGCACTCCTCACCGGACCCTCCGGGCCCACCTCGTCGGCGCCCTACACCCGCGGCCAGTTGCCGTCCCCTGCTGCGCCGAGCGAGTCCACGCACTCCTCACCGGACCCTCCGGGCCCACCTCGTCGGCGCCCTACACCCGCGACCAGTTGCCGTCCCCTGCTGCGCCGAGCGAGTCCACGCACTCCTCACCGGACCCTCCGGGCCCACCTCGTCGGCGCCCTGCACCCGCGGCCAGTTGCCGTCCCCTGCTGCGCCGAGCGGGTCCGCGCACTCCTGCGTCAGTCCTCGAGCTCGGGGACGACCTCCTGCAGGCGCTCCACCGGGATGGCCCCCACGCGGAGCACGCGCGGGGTCGGCCCGGTGCAGTCGACAATGGTGCTGGCGGCCGAGCTGGTCCGCGGCCCGTCGTCCAGGATCACGCCCGCGTGGGCACCGAGCTGCATGTCCGCCTCCTGGGCGGAGGTGGCCGCGGGCCGCCCGGAGCGGTTCGCGCTGGAGACCGCCAGCGGCCCCGTGCGGCGCAGCAGGTCGCGGGTCAGCTCGTCGTCGGGCAGCCGG is from Blastococcus sp. HT6-4 and encodes:
- a CDS encoding F0F1 ATP synthase subunit delta — protein: MEASSRAALVHARERLEELSRDPSGLLEKAKDKLTGQQRATSADDLLSLADELFAVSRLLESQPSLRRALSDPAGKPEERAALAQRLFASRLSPVALDLLEETVRQRWSRPLDLVEAATILATEAALDAADVRGELDGVEDDLFRFGRIVAGDRQLSRILSDRTGSPEGKAELLDRLISGRVSPVTERLLRNVLTSAHVGTAGVAIERLSEAASRRRGQSVARVTTAVPLTPAQERRLADVLGRLYGRTIGLQVVVDPTVLGGLLVQVGDEVIDGSIAHRLEAARRQLAG
- a CDS encoding F0F1 ATP synthase subunit B yields the protein MSILAAEQPSVLLPPLGEIIIGLIAFLILLFVIWKFVAPRFEQVFQARRAAIEGGIERAQAMQAEAKAALEQYQAQLAEARTEAAQIRDQARAEGQQILEELRAQAQEESARIVARGEEQIAASRQQVVHELRGQIGTLAVELAGRVVGVSLADEARRQGTVDRFLDELDGMSAGSPDGRGGSTVAGGTR
- the atpE gene encoding ATP synthase F0 subunit C; translation: MDVTAELVGSIGSVGYGIATIGPGIGVGLVWAAYIQATARQPESAGLTRTYAFLGFALAEALALIGFVAPLVYGTGS
- a CDS encoding AtpZ/AtpI family protein, coding for MSGMAVWGGVGWLLDQWLDTRVFFAVGVLLGVAVAIYVVVVKYGTVDPPTGSRTRTTPDGRGSRSGTQKGQR
- the atpD gene encoding F0F1 ATP synthase subunit beta, with translation MTVTEDRPTTSQTTAAGRVVRVTGPVVDVEFPRDAMPDLFNALKVDVTLADLSKTLTLEVAQHLGENVVRTISMAPTDGLVRGAEVTDTGNPIMVPVGEVVTGHVFNALGECLDTPGYAADALRWSIHRHAPRFDQLEGRTELLETGIKVIDLLTPYVAGGKIGLFGGAGVGKTVLIQEMIRRVAQEFGGVSVFAGVGERTREGNDLITEMTESGVIESTALVFGQMDEPPGTRLRVALSALTMAEYFRDEMNQDVLLFIDNIFRFTQAGSEVSTLLGRMPSAVGYQPTLADEMGVLQERITSTRGRSITSLQAIYVPADDITDPAPHTTFAHLDATTVLSRPISEKGIYPAVDPLDSTSRILDPQYVGQEHYQIAQTVKQILQRYQELQDIIAILGIDELSEEDKVTVNRARRIERFLSQNMFVAEAFTGQPGSYVPLSETLESFKALTEGTYDHVPEQAFFMCGGLEDLEKNANKLKK
- the atpA gene encoding F0F1 ATP synthase subunit alpha; this encodes MAELTISADEIRSAIQNYVTEYSPDVSREEVGIVTEAGDGIARVEGLPSVMTNELLEFESGVRGLALNLDVREVGVVILGDFAGIEEGQQVRRTGEVLSVPVGDGYLGRVVDPLGNPIDGAGPITTTGRRALELQAPTVVQRQSVHEPMQTGIKAIDAMTPIGRGQRQLIIGDRQTGKSAIALDTIINQKEAWATGDPTQQVRCIYVAVGQKGSTIAATRSALEDAGAMEYTTIVAAPASEAAGFKYIAPYTGSAIGQHWMYEGKHVLIVFDDLSKQAEAYRAVSLLLRRPPGREAYPGDVFYLHSRLLERCAKLNEELGAGSMTGLPLIETKGNDVSAYIPTNVISITDGQIFLETGLFNSGVRPAINVGISVSRVGGSAQIKAMKSVAGRLRLDLAQYRELEAFASFSSDLDASSRATLERGQRLVELLKQGQYSPYPVEREVVSLWLGTTGKLDRVPVSDVRRFEAEFLDFIGRSHGGVYDEIRQSKKLGDDAVNTLEGAVESFYGQFTTSEGQSLAGNEPEAEAMDASERGQERVQVKRGS
- the atpB gene encoding F0F1 ATP synthase subunit A, giving the protein MTSSARALGDVLAVESDPGGGFTPPGIGEFFPETLFGFSVLGIQFDFDRIILALWLATAAMLVFLVMASRKAQIVPGRLQFIGESGYSLVRDGIARDVVGPKGLPFAPFLASLFFFILANNLLAIIPGIQISPMARFAFPLVLALVCWVVYIGVGIKNQGLWPYFRDIMFLPGVPKAAYILVTPLELLQNFIVRPFTLAIRLFANLFAGHMLLVTFALGATYLFTVGNFSAVFGPLSALMAIVMTFFELLIIFLQAYVFTMLMGTYLNGSVEAAH
- a CDS encoding cob(I)yrinic acid a,c-diamide adenosyltransferase, whose translation is MTVRLTRIYTKTGDAGQTHLGDMSRVSKTDPRLVAYADVDEANTAIGVALAVGTAGTEVAELLRSIQNDLFDVGADLCTPITTHPEFPPLRVTAAYTERLEAACDGFNETLPALTSFILPGGTPLAALLHQARVVARRAERSVWALLETDAERTNPETARYLNRLSDLLFILSRVANPDGDILWEPGAHSGVHAQRAARGPKG
- a CDS encoding F0F1 ATP synthase subunit epsilon, coding for MATLQVELVAVERKIWSGEATSVIARTTEGELGVLPGHAPLLGQLADGGVVTIRTESGEDLVVAAHGGFLSVTERGVSILAETAEIASEIDVERAREALRRAGDEDSPEALAAARRAQSRLRAAGESA
- a CDS encoding F0F1 ATP synthase subunit gamma → MAGTLRALRRRIRSTQSTKKIFSAQELIAGARIVRAQARVEASKPYAREITRVLSALASSASLDHPLLTEREDVRRAAVLVITSDRGFAGSYNVNVLRRTEELLSLLRQEGKEPVLYVVGRKGETYYSFRDRAMAETFTGFSEQPKYTDAQEVGGVLIDAFTAGEDDDETGGGTDGIAGVDELHIVYTEFRSLLAQVPVARRMAPLEVEEVEEFDYEREDRAAGTAADNGIPTSYEFEPSPEGLLDALLPKYITTRIYAAMLEAAASESASRRRAMKSASDNAEELAKNLSRQANQARQAEITQEISEIVGGADALVSSGSND
- a CDS encoding DUF2550 domain-containing protein, with the protein product MTTVLLILAGVLLLLVVVVFLLRRRFLLSGLGAVTMWLRTEGAPRWSVGVGWYGGDALLWYRALSLSVRPQQRLSRSEFRVLSQRPAGREDPALPEDVVVLACSTAAGPRELAMEPSTLTGFLSWVESAPPVH